The Halosimplex litoreum genome has a window encoding:
- a CDS encoding DUF7001 family protein: protein MVEAVTLYRAPTTEADADAVAGWLRERVDADVRVRDRFCSVFGAEDGGESEDLAESFAEARVLSPYERETGNTMVGIVRYEERAIESPERGGGVIYDGLQVQEILNGLVPDGERGLGHLHVPLLDRVVGTWGDHDGRWHKRVNVLGQPGLVSVPGLYEAPAKPEQYYKEQQKHALLSGGAPPREVLENEVDGEFLVESDPRTSEALRGYVLQCYHYLETGESFCDEEDCRLANPHRQPGVIRAQLREPEFCPEHAERYRQ from the coding sequence ATGGTCGAGGCAGTCACGCTCTACCGTGCGCCCACCACCGAGGCCGACGCCGACGCGGTCGCCGGGTGGCTCCGCGAGCGCGTCGACGCCGACGTGCGGGTGCGCGACCGCTTTTGCTCGGTCTTCGGCGCCGAAGACGGCGGCGAGTCCGAGGACCTCGCCGAGTCGTTCGCCGAGGCGCGGGTGCTCTCGCCGTACGAACGCGAGACCGGCAATACGATGGTCGGGATCGTCCGATACGAGGAGCGAGCTATCGAGAGCCCCGAACGCGGCGGCGGCGTCATCTACGACGGGCTGCAAGTACAGGAGATCCTGAACGGTCTGGTTCCGGACGGCGAGCGCGGGCTCGGTCACCTGCACGTCCCACTGCTGGACCGCGTCGTCGGCACCTGGGGCGACCACGACGGTCGCTGGCACAAGCGGGTGAACGTCCTCGGCCAGCCCGGCCTCGTGTCGGTCCCGGGCCTCTACGAGGCCCCCGCCAAGCCAGAGCAGTACTACAAGGAACAGCAGAAACACGCGCTGCTGTCGGGCGGGGCACCTCCGCGAGAGGTGCTGGAAAACGAGGTCGACGGGGAGTTCCTGGTGGAGTCCGACCCTCGGACCTCCGAAGCGCTGCGGGGCTACGTCCTCCAGTGCTACCACTATTTGGAGACCGGCGAGAGCTTCTGCGACGAGGAGGACTGCCGGCTGGCGAATCCACACCGTCAGCCCGGAGTGATTCGGGCACAGCTCCGCGAGCCCGAATTCTGTCCCGAACACGCCGAGCGGTATCGACAGTAG
- a CDS encoding glycosyltransferase family 87 protein, producing MTDRNWGALAVFATGALLGVAIVVNYAVNRPGTFGLNYRVYHVAAETALTGGDFYAVTPADSGYHYVYPPAAVLAFLPSALAESWIPGFLAITAVSASASALATRLLTGYVESLGYAVSRLERGLLFAFLLASASSAPSLGYGQVNHVLALALVAGFVWLARDRETRAGVALAVPAFVKVFPAVVGLWLLRRRAWRAIAAAVGTAVGLFGLGLAVFDVDTTRTYVTAALLPQRETADFVGGLAPGRSYVTLRRPLSVLFPTVDPIWYAVGAAAILAPVLAALYYRPRTVTDRHVAVHGTLVATVLAFPSLLLYYAYTAFSLVVLLYDLPAGRGRQLFVAGALLANVSLSYGNLRETVRALPLDPATRQAILDAALPVLRLGTPVLWGSLLTLAGCLVYRVESGALSVPAPLRAVLDSE from the coding sequence GTGACAGACCGGAACTGGGGTGCGCTGGCGGTGTTCGCCACGGGCGCCCTCCTCGGCGTCGCGATCGTGGTCAACTACGCCGTCAACAGGCCCGGCACCTTCGGCCTGAACTACCGCGTCTACCACGTCGCCGCCGAGACCGCACTCACCGGCGGTGACTTCTACGCCGTCACGCCGGCCGACAGCGGCTACCACTACGTCTACCCGCCCGCCGCCGTCCTCGCCTTCCTCCCCTCGGCGCTCGCCGAGTCGTGGATCCCCGGCTTCCTCGCGATCACCGCCGTCTCCGCCAGCGCGAGCGCCCTGGCCACGCGCCTGCTCACGGGCTACGTCGAGTCACTTGGCTACGCCGTGAGCCGGCTCGAACGGGGTCTGCTGTTCGCGTTCCTGCTCGCGTCGGCGTCCTCGGCGCCCTCGCTGGGCTACGGGCAGGTGAACCACGTCCTCGCCCTCGCGCTGGTCGCCGGGTTCGTCTGGCTCGCCCGCGACCGGGAGACCAGGGCGGGCGTCGCGCTCGCGGTCCCGGCGTTCGTGAAAGTCTTCCCCGCGGTCGTCGGCCTGTGGCTGCTCCGCCGGCGCGCCTGGCGCGCCATCGCGGCCGCGGTCGGGACCGCCGTCGGCCTGTTCGGACTGGGACTGGCCGTCTTCGACGTCGACACCACGCGGACGTACGTCACCGCCGCCCTGCTCCCCCAGCGCGAGACGGCCGATTTCGTCGGCGGGCTGGCGCCCGGCCGGAGCTACGTCACCCTCCGCCGGCCGCTGTCGGTCCTGTTCCCGACCGTCGACCCGATCTGGTACGCCGTCGGCGCGGCGGCGATCCTCGCGCCCGTCCTCGCCGCGCTGTACTACCGCCCGCGGACCGTCACCGACCGCCACGTCGCCGTCCACGGGACGCTGGTCGCGACGGTGCTCGCCTTTCCGTCGCTGCTACTGTACTACGCCTACACGGCGTTCTCGCTGGTCGTCCTCCTCTACGACCTCCCCGCGGGCCGGGGTCGACAGCTGTTCGTCGCCGGCGCGCTGCTGGCCAACGTCTCGCTGTCGTACGGCAACCTCCGGGAGACCGTCCGGGCGCTCCCGCTCGACCCCGCGACGAGGCAGGCGATACTCGACGCCGCGCTCCCGGTGCTTCGCCTCGGCACGCCGGTGCTGTGGGGGAGCCTGCTCACCCTCGCCGGCTGTCTCGTCTACCGCGTCGAGTCGGGGGCGCTGTCGGTCCCCGCGCCGCTCCGCGCGGTGCTCGACAGCGAGTAG
- a CDS encoding phytoene desaturase family protein, with protein sequence MARESTGDATARDSGPTRETTPDGPDLSDEPLACERVTVVGGGFGGLATAPLLAELGADVTVVEQNERLGGVANRIEVEGFTFDTGPSWYLMPGVFERYFEHLDRSPADYYDLDRLDPHYRVFWKDGDRVDVPDDPAAVADIFESYEEGAGAAFREYLDEAAFTYEVGMDRFVYEDRPRFRDFLDPDVAKSARGIALLGSMADHAADYFDDPKLRQLVQYTLVFLGGAPHNTPALYNLMAHVDFELGVFYPEGGIYSVVEALVELGRERGVEFETETAVTALEERSRGLRVETDAGAHRADRVVCGANPAHVQRDLLGPEYGRDDDYWADRTYAPSAYMLYLGVEGELPELDHHTLVLPTDWDDHFERIFDDPAWPEDPAYYVNVPSRTDETIAPEGHETVVVLVPIAAGLDDSLERRERFREQVLGDIAAHTGVDLRDRIAVERVACVSEFAEWVDAPQGTALGLAHTLRQTGPLRPSHRGDPDGLYYVGSYTTPGVGVPMCLISAEHTAAAVREDATEPGRMPPLW encoded by the coding sequence ATGGCACGGGAGTCGACCGGGGACGCGACCGCTCGCGACTCGGGACCGACGCGGGAGACGACCCCCGACGGGCCGGACCTGTCGGACGAACCGCTGGCGTGCGAGCGCGTCACCGTCGTCGGCGGCGGGTTCGGCGGGCTGGCGACCGCGCCGCTGCTGGCCGAACTCGGCGCCGACGTGACCGTCGTCGAGCAGAACGAACGGCTCGGCGGCGTGGCCAACCGGATCGAGGTCGAGGGCTTCACCTTCGATACCGGGCCGTCGTGGTACCTGATGCCCGGCGTCTTCGAGCGGTACTTCGAGCACTTGGACCGCTCGCCCGCCGACTACTACGACCTCGACCGGCTGGATCCGCACTACCGCGTCTTCTGGAAGGACGGCGATCGGGTCGACGTGCCCGACGACCCCGCGGCGGTGGCCGACATCTTCGAGTCCTACGAAGAGGGGGCGGGCGCGGCCTTCCGCGAGTACCTCGACGAGGCCGCGTTCACCTACGAGGTCGGGATGGACCGGTTCGTCTACGAGGACCGCCCGCGCTTCCGGGACTTCCTCGACCCCGACGTGGCGAAATCCGCACGGGGTATCGCGCTGCTGGGTTCGATGGCCGACCACGCCGCCGACTACTTCGACGACCCGAAGCTCCGTCAGCTCGTCCAGTACACGCTGGTCTTCCTCGGCGGCGCACCACACAACACCCCCGCGTTGTACAACCTCATGGCTCACGTCGACTTCGAACTCGGGGTGTTCTATCCCGAGGGCGGGATCTACAGCGTCGTCGAGGCGCTGGTCGAACTCGGCCGCGAGCGCGGCGTCGAGTTCGAGACGGAGACGGCCGTGACGGCCCTCGAGGAACGGTCGCGCGGACTGCGTGTCGAGACCGACGCCGGCGCCCACCGGGCGGATCGGGTGGTCTGCGGCGCCAACCCGGCCCACGTCCAGCGCGACCTCCTCGGTCCCGAGTACGGCCGCGACGACGACTACTGGGCCGACCGGACCTACGCCCCGTCGGCGTACATGCTGTATCTCGGCGTCGAGGGCGAACTGCCGGAACTCGACCACCACACGCTCGTCCTCCCGACCGACTGGGACGACCACTTCGAGCGGATCTTCGACGACCCGGCCTGGCCCGAGGACCCCGCCTACTACGTGAACGTCCCCTCCCGAACGGACGAGACGATCGCGCCCGAGGGCCACGAGACGGTGGTCGTCCTCGTCCCGATCGCGGCGGGGCTGGACGACTCGCTCGAGCGACGCGAGCGGTTCCGCGAGCAGGTCCTCGGCGACATCGCGGCCCACACCGGGGTAGACCTCCGCGACCGGATCGCCGTCGAACGGGTGGCCTGCGTCTCCGAGTTCGCCGAGTGGGTCGACGCCCCGCAGGGGACCGCGCTCGGGCTGGCACACACGCTCCGCCAGACCGGGCCGCTACGGCCCTCTCACCGTGGCGATCCGGACGGGCTGTACTACGTCGGCAGCTACACGACGCCGGGGGTCGGCGTCCCGATGTGTCTCATCAGCGCCGAGCACACCGCTGCGGCGGTCCGCGAGGACGCGACCGAGCCGGGGCGGATGCCGCCGCTGTGGTGA
- the dcd gene encoding dCTP deaminase — protein MILSDADILRRLETGDLVVEPLDDPDLQIQPASVDLRLGRTFLEFQHANIPCIHPTSEREVDEYVEETVVDEDGEFILHPGDFVLGTTYERVEIPPDLIAHVQGRSSMGRLAIVIHATAGIIDPGYRGQITLELSNLGTAPVALTPDMRISQLIFTELTSRAERPYGSGRGSKYQDQSGPQASKIQGDREFGGDQ, from the coding sequence ATGATACTGTCGGACGCCGATATTCTGCGACGCCTGGAGACGGGAGATCTAGTGGTCGAGCCGCTCGACGACCCGGACCTCCAGATCCAGCCCGCCAGCGTCGACCTGCGGTTAGGCCGGACCTTTCTGGAGTTCCAGCACGCCAACATCCCCTGCATCCACCCGACGAGCGAGCGCGAGGTCGACGAGTACGTCGAGGAGACCGTCGTCGACGAGGACGGGGAGTTCATCCTCCACCCGGGTGATTTCGTACTCGGAACCACCTACGAGCGCGTCGAGATTCCGCCGGACCTCATCGCCCACGTACAGGGCCGCTCGTCGATGGGCCGACTCGCCATCGTCATCCACGCCACAGCGGGGATCATCGACCCCGGATACCGGGGGCAGATCACCCTCGAACTCTCGAATCTCGGTACTGCGCCCGTCGCGTTGACGCCGGATATGCGCATCTCCCAACTCATCTTCACCGAACTCACGTCCAGAGCGGAACGACCGTACGGGAGCGGCCGCGGTTCGAAGTACCAGGACCAGTCCGGGCCCCAGGCGTCGAAGATTCAGGGCGACCGCGAGTTCGGCGGGGACCAGTGA
- a CDS encoding class I SAM-dependent methyltransferase: protein MTNDARATQAFYGRWATAYDWLATAPGVDSWRDRAADRLGLEAGDTVVEMGCGTGANFSQLRERVGPEGRVVGVDVTRGMLRRASERVDRAGWENVHLVQADARRPPVDGPVDAVLATFVVGMFADPRPAVERWIEALGPDGRIALLNAGRSERRVAAPLNLGFRAFVRLAAPGDGRVSPVESLERRVATARDAVFSRCSDHGFDEFGLGFLGLAWGERP, encoded by the coding sequence ATGACGAACGACGCCCGCGCGACCCAGGCGTTCTACGGCCGCTGGGCGACCGCCTACGACTGGCTGGCGACCGCGCCGGGCGTCGACTCCTGGCGCGACCGGGCGGCCGACCGGCTCGGACTCGAGGCGGGCGACACCGTCGTCGAGATGGGCTGTGGCACCGGCGCGAACTTCTCGCAGTTGCGCGAGCGCGTCGGCCCGGAGGGGCGGGTCGTCGGCGTCGACGTGACCCGCGGCATGCTCCGGCGGGCGAGCGAGCGGGTCGACCGCGCGGGCTGGGAGAACGTCCACCTCGTGCAGGCCGACGCGCGGCGGCCCCCGGTCGACGGTCCCGTCGACGCGGTGCTCGCGACCTTCGTCGTCGGGATGTTCGCCGACCCGCGGCCGGCCGTCGAGCGGTGGATCGAGGCGCTCGGTCCGGACGGGCGGATCGCCCTGCTCAACGCCGGCCGCTCCGAGCGGCGGGTGGCCGCGCCGCTGAATCTGGGATTCCGCGCGTTCGTCCGACTGGCTGCGCCCGGCGACGGACGCGTCTCGCCCGTCGAGAGTCTGGAGCGACGGGTTGCGACCGCCCGCGACGCCGTCTTCTCGAGGTGCTCCGACCACGGTTTCGACGAGTTCGGGCTGGGGTTTCTGGGGCTGGCCTGGGGCGAGCGGCCGTGA
- a CDS encoding thiamine-phosphate synthase family protein, with protein sequence MKFVEEVVVDEFLPTFRSMLAEALRERGLTQSEVAELLGISQSAVSKYVHGEVERNDRLLSDRRLRELVERLAEGLASGEMSPVQALVEAEVFVRQLEQGDLLAQLHEAEMPGLAEYGDDRFAIHDPESTVRAAEQVLASLRRGVRILENTDEFPELVPAVGSNLVECLPEAEGIEDVAAVPGRILDLEGTTAVPGDPEFGVSEHVASVLLAARAGGSDARAALNVRYDADIVETLTEADYVAVEFDAEADLTDAVADALADSPDADVLYQTGGFGVEPIVYVLGTDGPAAARVVREL encoded by the coding sequence ATGAAGTTCGTCGAGGAGGTCGTCGTCGACGAGTTCCTGCCGACGTTCCGGTCGATGCTCGCCGAGGCGCTGCGCGAGCGCGGACTGACCCAGAGTGAGGTCGCGGAGCTGCTGGGCATCAGCCAGAGCGCCGTCTCGAAGTACGTCCACGGCGAGGTCGAGCGCAACGACCGCCTGCTCTCGGACCGCCGGCTGCGCGAACTCGTCGAGCGCCTCGCGGAGGGGCTGGCCAGCGGCGAGATGAGCCCCGTCCAGGCGCTCGTCGAGGCGGAGGTGTTCGTCCGCCAGCTGGAGCAGGGGGACCTGCTCGCCCAGCTCCACGAGGCGGAGATGCCCGGCCTCGCCGAGTACGGCGACGACCGCTTCGCGATCCACGACCCCGAGAGCACCGTTCGCGCGGCCGAGCAGGTCCTCGCCTCGCTGCGGCGGGGCGTGCGTATCCTGGAGAACACCGACGAGTTCCCCGAACTCGTGCCCGCGGTCGGCTCGAACCTCGTCGAGTGCCTCCCGGAGGCCGAGGGTATCGAGGACGTGGCGGCGGTGCCGGGCCGGATCCTCGACCTGGAGGGGACGACGGCCGTCCCGGGCGACCCGGAGTTCGGCGTCAGCGAGCACGTCGCGAGCGTGCTGCTCGCGGCGCGGGCGGGCGGGAGCGACGCCCGAGCGGCGTTGAACGTCCGCTACGACGCCGACATCGTCGAGACGCTCACCGAGGCGGACTACGTCGCCGTCGAGTTCGACGCCGAGGCCGACCTGACCGATGCGGTCGCGGACGCGCTCGCCGACTCGCCCGACGCCGACGTGCTCTACCAGACCGGCGGGTTCGGCGTCGAACCGATCGTCTACGTGCTGGGGACCGACGGCCCGGCCGCCGCCCGCGTCGTCAGGGAACTGTAA
- a CDS encoding SagB/ThcOx family dehydrogenase — translation MVDAREYHERTSYSPERLREMEFELDESNRPRPYKLYEGLPRVSPDDDPDPPETPALAAVATDGAAPPAAAHDTEDDPDIGTLCQYAAGITKEPETGGERYRYRAAACTGALYHVDIYAVAGDCGAFSPGVYHFDPDSGAFDVLREGDYRGVLAAAAGDRDEEGDSTGVADAPVTFVATSQWWRNAWKYRDRTYRHAFWDAGTILANLLAVAHGGGHRAEVVAGFADDPVVELLGLDPDDEAPLALAPVGSGSPVSDAAETPEVDPIDPDERPLSEDPVDYPLIVDAWRGSRLADGEAADTWRSVFAHEVADTSLGARPADDGERTALDPVDAETASARPTGNTIERRGSCREYSHEPISARKFATVMDRALRGVPADAFAGDLRGLVDCYCLVHAVDGVDSGVYEYHPGADELEWVRETDRKRAGHLALGQDVVGDAAVNVYLVADVDAVVSEFGNRGYRLAQLEAGIVLGRLYLATYAHRSLGGRGFTFFDTEVADYLAPHADGQTPMTLFAFGKPA, via the coding sequence ATGGTCGACGCCCGCGAGTACCACGAGCGGACCAGCTACTCCCCCGAGCGCCTCCGCGAGATGGAGTTCGAACTCGACGAGTCCAACCGCCCTCGCCCGTACAAACTCTACGAGGGCCTGCCCCGTGTCTCGCCCGACGACGACCCCGACCCGCCGGAGACGCCCGCGCTCGCGGCGGTCGCGACCGACGGCGCCGCGCCGCCCGCCGCCGCACACGATACTGAGGACGACCCCGACATCGGGACGCTCTGCCAGTACGCCGCGGGGATCACGAAAGAGCCGGAGACCGGCGGCGAGCGCTACCGGTATCGCGCCGCCGCCTGTACGGGCGCGCTGTATCACGTCGATATCTACGCCGTCGCGGGCGACTGCGGCGCGTTCTCGCCCGGGGTCTACCACTTCGACCCCGACTCCGGCGCGTTCGACGTGCTTCGCGAGGGCGACTACCGGGGAGTCCTCGCAGCGGCTGCGGGCGACCGGGACGAGGAAGGAGATTCGACGGGCGTCGCCGACGCGCCGGTCACGTTCGTCGCCACCTCTCAGTGGTGGCGCAACGCCTGGAAGTATCGCGACCGGACCTATCGCCACGCCTTCTGGGACGCCGGGACGATCCTCGCGAACCTGCTCGCGGTCGCCCACGGCGGCGGCCACCGCGCCGAAGTGGTGGCGGGCTTCGCCGACGATCCGGTCGTCGAGTTGCTCGGGCTCGACCCCGACGACGAGGCCCCGCTGGCGCTCGCCCCCGTCGGGTCGGGCTCGCCGGTCTCCGACGCCGCGGAGACGCCCGAGGTGGACCCGATCGACCCCGACGAGCGCCCGCTCTCCGAGGACCCCGTCGACTACCCGCTGATCGTCGACGCCTGGCGAGGGAGTCGACTGGCCGACGGCGAGGCCGCCGACACCTGGCGCTCGGTCTTCGCCCACGAGGTCGCCGACACGTCGCTGGGTGCCCGGCCGGCGGACGACGGCGAGCGGACCGCCCTCGACCCCGTCGACGCCGAGACTGCTTCCGCTCGCCCGACCGGGAACACGATCGAACGTCGTGGCTCCTGTCGCGAGTACAGCCACGAGCCCATCAGCGCCCGGAAATTCGCGACCGTCATGGACCGAGCGCTCCGGGGCGTCCCCGCCGACGCCTTCGCCGGCGACCTGCGCGGGCTCGTCGACTGTTACTGCCTCGTCCACGCAGTCGACGGGGTCGACTCGGGCGTCTACGAGTACCACCCCGGCGCCGACGAACTGGAGTGGGTCCGCGAGACCGACCGGAAGAGAGCGGGCCACCTCGCGCTCGGCCAGGACGTGGTCGGCGACGCCGCCGTGAACGTCTATCTCGTCGCCGACGTGGACGCCGTCGTCTCGGAGTTCGGCAACCGGGGGTATCGGCTCGCGCAACTGGAGGCCGGGATCGTTCTGGGGCGGCTGTATCTCGCGACCTACGCCCATCGATCGCTGGGCGGGCGCGGGTTCACCTTCTTCGACACCGAGGTCGCCGACTACCTCGCGCCCCACGCCGACGGCCAGACCCCGATGACGCTCTTTGCGTTCGGGAAGCCGGCCTGA
- a CDS encoding patatin-like phospholipase family protein, whose product MEPDTTVALACQGGGSHTAFAGGALAELFEGLPAGYAVEGLSGTSGGAITAAAAWDALRADGPTAVPERVADLWADVAVDSVTERTVNDLGVWTVELAAAGAPLPSVSPYANPAAWAGRAQLRALVERHVEFGRRVEPGDPRLFVSAVDVLDGRFRTFDERAVTPEVLLASAAAPQVFPAVDLDGVPHWDGLFAQNPPIEPFLVEPDDVADKPDEIWVVRVNPARRESEPRSERAIADRRDELAADISLTEQIDFVEQVTEWVEAEWLPRSAYKPVTVRQLVLSKPLSLASRVDRDPDLIDDLFERGRAAAVDLLGELD is encoded by the coding sequence ATGGAACCAGACACGACGGTCGCGCTCGCCTGCCAGGGCGGGGGGAGCCACACGGCGTTCGCGGGCGGCGCGCTGGCCGAGCTGTTCGAGGGACTGCCGGCGGGGTACGCCGTCGAGGGGCTGAGCGGGACCTCGGGGGGAGCGATCACGGCCGCGGCGGCGTGGGACGCGCTCCGTGCGGACGGCCCGACGGCGGTCCCCGAACGAGTGGCCGATCTCTGGGCGGACGTCGCGGTGGATTCGGTGACCGAACGGACGGTCAACGACCTGGGCGTGTGGACGGTCGAACTCGCGGCGGCGGGCGCGCCGCTCCCGTCGGTGAGCCCGTACGCGAACCCGGCGGCGTGGGCCGGCCGGGCGCAGTTGCGCGCGCTCGTCGAGCGCCACGTCGAGTTCGGCCGGCGGGTCGAGCCGGGGGACCCGCGGCTGTTCGTCAGCGCCGTCGACGTGCTCGACGGTCGGTTCCGGACGTTCGACGAGCGCGCGGTGACGCCCGAGGTGTTGCTGGCGTCGGCAGCGGCGCCGCAGGTGTTTCCGGCGGTCGACCTCGACGGCGTCCCCCACTGGGACGGGCTGTTCGCGCAGAACCCACCGATCGAGCCCTTCCTCGTCGAACCGGACGACGTGGCGGACAAGCCCGACGAGATCTGGGTGGTCCGCGTCAACCCCGCCCGTCGCGAGAGCGAACCGCGGAGCGAGCGGGCGATCGCCGACCGCCGGGACGAGCTGGCGGCCGACATCTCGCTGACCGAGCAGATCGACTTCGTCGAGCAGGTCACCGAGTGGGTCGAGGCGGAGTGGCTCCCGCGTTCGGCGTACAAACCGGTGACCGTCCGACAGCTCGTCCTCTCGAAGCCGCTGTCGCTGGCCTCGCGGGTCGACCGCGACCCCGACCTGATCGACGACCTGTTCGAGCGGGGGCGGGCCGCCGCCGTCGACCTGCTGGGCGAACTGGACTGA
- a CDS encoding Brp/Blh family beta-carotene 15,15'-dioxygenase: MAYADPGLSLPGAERTGPTGRLLRASRAVFLGLTVAFAVVSYAGVGVPLEAQAAVYLGLMGTVSLYHGGFEHVANLRGRGESLQARYLAAYVGLLAAALWLFAVAPVAGLVVAVAITVLKAGHGGIAVRRRVRSDEGLGTWRARVVGAAVRGGAVMVVPYLAAPGVFSAVAYAMAGFFASDPAIGPLFDPVRRAFVGGCYAGLVVAYLGATRSTAEPSAWRAETAEVGLLIAYFALVPPVVAVGVYFPCWYATRQVARMTDDAPDATLGDALRRVARDGALPWVGALAVLAGLVVWLPEPPASAVGWVAVYSVFVACVAVPHVVVGAWLDRTRGIWSVH, translated from the coding sequence ATGGCGTACGCCGACCCAGGGCTCTCGCTACCGGGAGCCGAACGGACGGGACCGACCGGGCGCCTGCTGCGGGCGTCGCGAGCCGTCTTCCTCGGGCTGACGGTCGCGTTCGCGGTCGTCAGCTACGCCGGCGTGGGCGTCCCGCTGGAAGCGCAGGCTGCGGTGTATCTGGGCCTGATGGGGACGGTCAGCCTCTACCACGGCGGCTTCGAACACGTCGCCAACCTCCGCGGTCGCGGGGAGTCGCTGCAGGCCCGATATCTCGCCGCGTACGTCGGCTTGCTGGCCGCGGCGCTGTGGCTGTTCGCGGTCGCACCCGTTGCGGGGCTGGTCGTCGCCGTCGCGATTACGGTCCTCAAGGCCGGCCACGGCGGGATCGCCGTCCGTCGACGCGTCCGTTCGGACGAGGGGCTCGGGACCTGGCGGGCGCGAGTCGTCGGCGCAGCGGTACGGGGCGGCGCGGTGATGGTCGTCCCGTACCTGGCCGCGCCGGGCGTGTTCAGCGCCGTCGCCTACGCGATGGCGGGCTTCTTCGCGAGCGACCCCGCGATCGGCCCGCTGTTCGATCCCGTCCGTCGGGCGTTCGTCGGCGGCTGTTACGCCGGTCTCGTCGTCGCCTACCTCGGGGCCACGCGGTCGACCGCCGAACCGTCGGCCTGGCGCGCCGAGACAGCCGAGGTGGGACTGCTGATCGCCTACTTCGCCCTCGTCCCGCCGGTCGTCGCCGTCGGCGTCTACTTTCCCTGCTGGTACGCGACCCGACAGGTCGCTCGCATGACCGACGACGCCCCCGACGCGACCCTGGGCGACGCTCTCCGACGAGTCGCCCGCGACGGCGCACTCCCGTGGGTCGGCGCGCTGGCCGTCCTCGCCGGTCTGGTCGTCTGGCTGCCCGAACCGCCGGCCAGCGCCGTCGGCTGGGTGGCCGTCTACAGCGTCTTCGTCGCCTGCGTCGCCGTCCCGCACGTCGTCGTCGGCGCCTGGCTCGACCGTACCCGCGGGATCTGGTCGGTCCACTGA
- a CDS encoding class I SAM-dependent methyltransferase: protein MGETTFDVEADFLTIGRTFAEYRRMFDLRAEDIAGRALLDCGGGAGAFTATAAELAERVVATDPLYGSPPDALEPRLDTAIEYNLDQLREKRDLFVWDFYGDVEARGRYLRAAAERFLADYATRPERYVAGALPDLPLADDSVDLALAANLLFVYDDRLDREFHEAALRDLARVAREEVRVFPLHSLDRTRSAFVEPVADALRADGHAVEFGAVPYEFQPGATEMLVIEPA, encoded by the coding sequence ATGGGGGAGACAACGTTCGATGTCGAGGCGGACTTCCTGACGATCGGTCGGACGTTCGCGGAGTACCGGCGGATGTTCGACTTGCGCGCCGAGGACATCGCAGGGCGGGCGCTACTCGACTGCGGTGGGGGTGCGGGTGCGTTCACGGCGACGGCGGCGGAACTCGCCGAGCGCGTGGTCGCCACGGATCCCCTCTACGGCTCGCCGCCCGACGCCCTCGAACCGCGACTCGACACGGCGATCGAGTACAACCTCGATCAGCTCCGCGAGAAACGGGACCTGTTCGTCTGGGACTTTTACGGCGACGTCGAGGCCCGAGGGCGGTACCTCCGCGCGGCGGCCGAGCGCTTCCTCGCCGACTACGCGACCCGTCCGGAGCGGTACGTCGCGGGCGCGCTGCCGGATCTCCCGCTCGCGGACGACAGCGTCGACCTCGCGCTCGCGGCGAACCTGCTGTTCGTCTACGACGACCGGCTCGACCGGGAGTTCCACGAGGCCGCACTGCGCGATCTCGCTCGCGTCGCACGCGAGGAGGTGCGCGTGTTTCCGCTGCACTCGCTGGACCGGACCCGCTCGGCGTTCGTCGAGCCCGTCGCCGACGCGCTCCGGGCCGACGGCCACGCGGTCGAGTTCGGGGCGGTGCCCTACGAGTTTCAGCCCGGCGCGACCGAGATGCTCGTGATCGAACCGGCGTGA